A stretch of the Erpetoichthys calabaricus chromosome 3, fErpCal1.3, whole genome shotgun sequence genome encodes the following:
- the snrpc gene encoding U1 small nuclear ribonucleoprotein C: MPKFYCDYCDTYLTHDSPSVRKTHCSGRKHKENVKDYYQKWMEEQAQSLIDKTTAAFQQGKIPPTPFPGAPPPSGAMIPPPPTMNGPPRPGMMPAPPMGGPPMMPMMGPPPPGMMHVGPAPGMRPPMGGPMPMMPGPPMMRPPSRPMMVPTRPGMARPDR; the protein is encoded by the exons ATGCCGAA attttactgtGATTATTGTGATACATACTTGACACATGACTCG CCATCGGTGAGAAAGACACACTGCAGTGGAAGAAAACACAAAGAGAATGTGAAAGATTACTACCAGAAATGGATGGAGGAGCAGGCGCAGAGCCTTATTGACAAAACAA CTGCTGCCTTCCAGCAAGGAAAGATCCCACCAACTCCTTTCCCAGGAGCACCTCCTCCTTCAGGAGCCATGATACCACCACCCCCCACTATGA atgGCCCTCCCCGTCCTGGAATGATGCCAGCTCCACCAATGGGTGGCCCTCCAATGATGCCCATGATGGGACCCCCACCACCTGGAATGATGCATGTTGGACCAG CTCCAGGAATGCGTCCACCCATGGGTGGTCCAATGCCAATGATGCCAGGGCCTCCAATGATGCGGCCGCCTTCCAGACCTATGATGGTTCCTACCCGGCCTGGTATGGCACGACCAGACAGATAA